The genomic interval CTACAGATTGCAGGTTGCCTGTCGTTTCTCTTATTTCAGGTCCAAGAGCAGATTTTTCAGATATTGTCTCTTCAGATACTTCCTGTTCAGGCACTACCGGTGTAGGTTTTGCCTTTGCATCTGCAGTTACTAACTTTTCCAGTGGTGCTTTTTCACGTCCTGTTTTTGCAGGTGCCGCTTGTTCACGTTCTTgctctatttttttacctaatGACAAAAGATCATTATTCAATATAGTTAATAAATTCATAGGATCGTACTCATCTGCACATTTAATAGAAGGATTACAGTATGAATATGAATCATCTTCATCGCAGCACCTATGAATGTTATCATAATATAACTTCTTAATATAAGAAACATAATCAACATATTTTTCGCACTTAACTTTATCAGAATCATtgcatttaatttgtttaaaattttcaaaataatcatgtaaatctttctcttttttccacGATTCTTTATCTCCAAAAGGATTGCCTTTACAAGCTTGATCAATGCTATTTGTTGAAACAGCACTTGCTACAATGTCCAAAATGTTTTCAGCAACAGAATATTTATTACCCTTAACGTTTCcattataatgttttttccctatcTTATCGTGGAGCCAGTGTTGAAAATAGTAGCAGCCatgtttttgttctttaccatgtttattttttaatattaataagtTTTTTAATATCTTATTACAAagtattttatccttttcatcactgttttttaagtttttacAGGGATCTTTATTATAATCACTAATGTCCACATTGTCcaattctttatattttttatatgaggGTAAATCAggcaatttttcttcctattaAATAAgtggaaataataaatgttattttgtgtaaatatatatttccatTGAAGATTACatcttttattattcttaaaataatataaaatattcaattCATAAgctatatttataaaataaaaatgtgaatatacccaattattattttctgaAAGAATCATCTTATTTTAGAATATATTAACCATATGAAGTGCATATGTTCCTAATTATAtctatatgtaaatatgaaaaattaaagcgcTTGTCCTAttgatattattttgtatttctctACCTTAATTTTAAAAGGTTTACAAATTTTCGCAATTAATATGCTtgtttattcttattttcgATCAAACTATTATATAACTATATTACTAATATTATATCAAATGAACTTTTATAACTGTCAATACATTTTCAAAGAAAATGGAACATATATCCAATTCATGTAAAAAGGTAATAGagaccattttttttttgtaattttgggtatattaaaaaaagcatgaAATAGATGCGCATTCATAATGCAAGAtgcaataaatatttttaaactgtCTTAATTTTAAACTGTAATTTGCATCGGAATGTTTGTTAATTAATTCTATATTtgattttgtaaatatgGTCTAAATAGGAATCCTCTGTTTtggtaataaaataagtattCCATTTCTTTTCTCTAAATGATTATAGTAattacctttttctttaaaaagcatacatttttttaactaatTTATTagactttatttttacgaaatTCTGTAGGATCTGTTTAAttcccacttttttaaattctatAATTGTGCTTATTATTAGCGCTTTGTAAAAGTTcttcaagaaaaaaaattctcatgAAACTCGattcttaaaaatgttacCCCAAACAATgcttataaatttttaatatcaaaATGTTACTTTTTAGTGAtgctaaattattttttcatagaataaggtaaataaaaatatataaagtaGGAACAAAATCAAAGTATTAATCCATTTGTTTGAGTATTCATCTCGTGtaaattcagaaaaaaatcataaataGGGGTTGAGAATATCTCGTATTTATTTGGTCTATACATTTATAAATTAGCTTACTAAGaattatacattttgttataatatttcgtccattttattaatattttttttctttattttcacattaaaaacacttatattttttattctcataTAAAGTtgtcctttttcaaaaaatgaataataaacttaaatatttatttcagtaattattgtttatatttcctaCATTTCTAAGCACATTGTTTTTGTAGTAATAATATTCTCcaacaaaaatattggaataaacacaaaaataaggGGACATAGCACATATAATAAAGAAGTTGTTTCTGGATAATCCAATGTCTGGTAACATACACcagaaaaaagggcatttatttttcacataatacaaaaatatattgtttaTTATATACTAATACATCTTAATGGAAAATCGTTTCTATATTTATAACACCCATTTACTATAACGtgtatattatttcttcttatatgttagataaaataatgcaaaCACTAAAACGTGACGGCATATTCATTACAATGATACAGaacagtggaaaaaaaatatttttcgagGGCAATAGAAATAAAGCAACCCtagtttttaataataactCTGTACGTAACAGTTTTATCCatgttaaaaaggtaaattgAGAAGGAAATATTCACATATACAGagaaatgataaaagaaAGTGGGGTTcgttattaacaaaaatttgtgtaTGTTCAAATTACGAGTTATGCTTTATTTAGTTTATAATTGCAACACTTATACGAAGTTTTATATTGTCAAATATGCATTtcgtataatatatataacattcgatcgttcttttttcaaataatgtTATGACATGCCATCATTAATGATCTAATAATTTAAGACATAGGAATGTTCTAATATGTTAATTAGACCTCCCAATTGAATTGTTCTAATTGCATGAGCACCTTTAAgttaattttcatttgttagtttttttttctgtatttttctGGTTAATTCGATAGTCTTAAATTCaatttaattcttttgaaaatgtatattatcaataaaatttaaccTTTTATTATGCAGTAGcaaaataatacatttttatatatttaaccGTTATGAATATAACTAATCTTTGGCAACTAATTCacattatgataaaattttttataatatttgcccttttttcattatttaagGAAGTATAACTTTTATGTTAAACAAAAACATATTCGTTATGACGccatataataatacactATTTAATTTGCACTACATTAAGTTCAAATTcctatcatttttattatcttaaTTCAAAAACAAAACTAAATGTTCTACTGTGAAAAAGTGCTATGCAAGAAGTTACTAATACACAAATGTAAAACTCTTCAatttaataacaaaaaaaaggcattacGTGGAATacttataataaaaagaaaaacatatatagAGAGACTGTAAAATGAAATAGCACTCATtgaaatatatgtaatatattttaattgatttgataaattttctttccatagTAAAAACTAAAATTGTATATGCTAAAGGGAAATATTTCCAACATAACGAATCGTTTATAAAATGAGATagtgaatttaattttttatttcattttctttattttttgtttaatatgAAAGGTGTGTACAAAGTATTTGCTTCACATTTTGGTACATGTTATATAAACATGCAATACGAGTGAACATATTAAATCTTTTGTTAAGTTATTATGTTAAGCTGAGTAATAACCaatttcaaataaaatcaaaaggTATCATATACAAATTAGCTTTTTCATGCTTTAGCGTGCATATTAAGTTATTTCccgaacataaaaaaagtttgacATAGttaacataataatatagGGCTGATCCTTTTAATGAATAACAGACAACAAATAATAATGcttcaaataaaatataataatacgtaggaaacgaagcaaaaacaaaataaaaaataatattcacaaaaataatcaaataaaaaacttagtttttataattatctCCTAAAGGGAGATCTGTTATGAAATGCACCAAAAAacctaacttttttttgtaatgctTTAAATTGTTCAAATTAATATCCACAAATGATTTTCTTAGTTTAATACTATTTATCAGTATCTTTCTtagtacaatttttttattacaccACCCTTATAAATTGCGTATGTAATTTGTTCTTATTTATCTCTTAATTTTTGACTTCTCATTTTTAGGGTTTCAAACGTTTTTACACTtcataaacatatatacataattattCTATTTCA from Plasmodium cynomolgi strain B DNA, scaffold: 0072, whole genome shotgun sequence carries:
- a CDS encoding CYIR protein (putative;~vir-type antigen), which encodes EEKLPDLPSYKKYKELDNVDISDYNKDPCKNLKNSDEKDKILCNKILKNLLILKNKHGKEQKHGCYYFQHWLHDKIGKKHYNGNVKGNKYSVAENILDIVASAVSTNSIDQACKGNPFGDKESWKKEKDLHDYFENFKQIKCNDSDKVKCEKYVDYVSYIKKLYYDNIHRCCDEDDSYSYCNPSIKCADEYDPMNLLTILNNDLLSLGKKIEQEREQAAPAKTGREKAPLEKLVTADAKAKPTPVVPEQEVSEETISEKSALGPEIRETTGNLQSVGTFSSSSIEGTGEIVHAEPFFTTDTANNAVPPDIADNPSTLGTTHEQLDSHFFRNIIIGATVLGTIVFLFYCNRVIPHYTL